A region of bacterium DNA encodes the following proteins:
- a CDS encoding Gfo/Idh/MocA family oxidoreductase, whose amino-acid sequence MTELEKGAHFTPVSVALVGLEGHASYVLAGVKETAGIHLVGAAVLGEQAEAFTAEHHVPVYESIGALLEHCSVDVVAVCLVPNRHGATVLEALRAGKHVITDKPLVTDAEMFARVVDESARHPELEIGMLLALRGNPRYRAVRQIIQSGAIGTPALAYAKRAAQLRRATRARWYFDRRLSGGLMPDLAIHDADYLTWATGLRYQQVSAHEVNVGNRDDQYMDDAGAALFQMETGIPALIEYHRLLQAPFGKMDCRVKIVGTRGQVEMAADGPVTVITETERTTVRDIPPAQNVFVDFAEAVVAGRRPIVATSDTFHAMAAALAAGQSARDGRTVTIARF is encoded by the coding sequence TTGACCGAACTTGAGAAAGGAGCGCACTTCACGCCCGTATCGGTCGCGCTTGTTGGCCTCGAGGGACATGCCTCGTATGTGCTCGCCGGCGTCAAAGAAACGGCGGGCATCCATCTCGTTGGCGCGGCCGTTTTGGGTGAGCAGGCTGAGGCTTTCACCGCCGAACATCACGTACCGGTTTATGAATCAATTGGCGCGCTATTGGAGCACTGCTCGGTCGACGTTGTCGCCGTCTGCCTGGTTCCAAACCGACACGGCGCAACGGTCTTAGAAGCACTCCGAGCCGGTAAGCACGTCATCACCGACAAGCCGCTCGTCACCGACGCGGAGATGTTCGCTCGGGTGGTGGACGAGAGCGCACGCCACCCCGAGTTAGAAATCGGCATGCTATTGGCGCTGCGCGGCAATCCTCGATACCGGGCTGTCCGACAAATCATTCAATCTGGCGCCATCGGTACGCCGGCGCTTGCGTACGCAAAGCGAGCGGCACAATTGCGCCGTGCGACCCGCGCGCGCTGGTACTTCGATCGCCGTCTCTCCGGCGGACTGATGCCGGATCTCGCCATCCATGATGCGGATTACCTGACCTGGGCCACCGGACTACGGTATCAACAGGTAAGCGCCCATGAGGTGAACGTCGGGAACCGCGACGACCAGTATATGGATGATGCTGGGGCCGCTTTGTTTCAGATGGAGACCGGTATTCCGGCTCTGATCGAATACCATCGTCTCCTTCAGGCACCCTTCGGCAAAATGGATTGCAGAGTCAAGATAGTCGGGACGCGCGGACAAGTCGAAATGGCTGCCGATGGCCCCGTGACGGTTATCACCGAAACAGAACGTACGACAGTACGTGACATACCGCCCGCGCAGAACGTCTTCGTCGATTTCGCCGAGGCAGTGGTAGCTGGCCGCCGGCCGATCGTGGCCACGTCAGACACCTTCCACGCGATGGCAGCTGCGCTAGCGGCTGGTCAATCGGCCCGAGATGGTCGCACGGTGACAATCGCCCGATTCTAA
- a CDS encoding CoA transferase, which yields MTPETADDNPRGPMSGVRVLDISNIIAGPFASCLLADFGADVVKVEMPERGDALRLMPPHKDGVSLWWKVTNRNKRSITIDLRKPEGQELVRRLIVHFDVLIESFRPGVLERWGLGWDTLHKLRPQLTMLRITGYGQTGPYAGRAGFARMAEAFAGLANITGTPETAPQHAGYPIADALTGVFGAMAVGFALAERERTAGDGQCIDLSLYEAVLRILEYLVIEYDQLRAVRQRGGNLSQYVAPANVYQTSDDRWVSIATSTPTIYERFMGAIGKPDLVHNPETSTPELRLHQRDRLDRVVAEWVAARTFAEVDAALAPADVAYARVNSVRDIFEDPHIAARQNIVAVSDAELGSVRMQGVTPRFSRTPGQVRWAGPGLGAHTGEVLKELLSLSDSEIDALRASNII from the coding sequence GTGACGCCAGAAACCGCCGACGACAATCCACGAGGCCCAATGTCCGGTGTGCGCGTTCTGGACATTTCCAACATCATCGCCGGGCCGTTCGCTTCCTGTCTGCTCGCCGACTTCGGCGCGGACGTCGTCAAAGTGGAGATGCCGGAGAGGGGTGATGCTCTCCGCCTGATGCCCCCCCACAAAGATGGAGTGTCGCTGTGGTGGAAGGTTACCAATCGCAACAAACGGTCCATCACAATCGATCTGCGTAAGCCCGAGGGACAGGAGTTGGTGCGCCGCCTTATCGTGCACTTTGACGTCCTCATCGAAAGCTTTAGGCCCGGGGTTTTGGAGCGATGGGGGTTGGGTTGGGACACATTGCACAAGCTGCGCCCGCAGCTCACGATGCTGCGGATTACGGGTTATGGTCAGACGGGCCCCTACGCCGGTCGCGCCGGATTTGCGCGCATGGCCGAGGCATTCGCCGGTTTGGCGAATATTACCGGAACTCCCGAAACGGCGCCGCAGCACGCCGGCTACCCCATCGCCGACGCCCTGACTGGGGTGTTTGGCGCGATGGCCGTCGGTTTTGCGCTCGCGGAACGCGAGCGCACAGCCGGAGACGGCCAGTGCATCGACCTGTCCCTCTACGAGGCCGTCCTGCGTATCCTCGAGTATCTGGTCATCGAGTATGATCAACTTCGGGCGGTTCGCCAGCGCGGCGGGAATCTTAGCCAGTATGTCGCGCCGGCCAACGTCTATCAAACCAGTGACGACCGCTGGGTCAGTATTGCGACATCGACCCCGACGATCTACGAGCGATTCATGGGCGCGATCGGAAAGCCCGACCTCGTTCACAATCCGGAGACGAGCACGCCTGAGTTGCGCCTCCACCAGCGGGACAGGCTAGACCGCGTGGTGGCCGAATGGGTTGCCGCGCGCACGTTTGCCGAGGTGGATGCCGCTTTGGCGCCGGCGGATGTGGCCTATGCTCGAGTCAACAGTGTGCGCGACATCTTCGAAGATCCGCATATCGCAGCCCGTCAGAACATCGTGGCCGTATCCGACGCTGAACTGGGTTCCGTACGCATGCAGGGCGTGACGCCGCGGTTCTCGAGGACGCCGGGACAAGTTCGCTGGGCAGGTCCGGGTCTGGGCGCTCATACCGGAGAAGTCCTCAAAGAGTTGCTCAGTCTCTCAGACAGCGAAATCGATGCTTTGCGAGCCAGTAATATTATCTAA
- a CDS encoding 6-phosphogluconolactonase, with product MYLDRAATGAAAAERVAHRMRNVIGRKGRVTIMFASAPSQREFLATLARMDHIDWSRVVALQMDEYVSLPGSRQTLARFLEEHLYEVVRPGVMHTLLAVGEDATHARLRYIEILTHSPVDIVCAGIGENGHLAFNDPPANFDDPELVRLAALDARSREQQVHDAQFESLAQVPTHALTVTVTALMQTNYLSCVVPGRAKSEAVRTTLLEPVSPMCPASILRSHRDAVLYLDEAAAASLRGGSVFAGGPADARDERGTTRL from the coding sequence GTGTATCTTGATCGCGCGGCGACCGGCGCCGCAGCGGCTGAGCGAGTCGCACATCGCATGCGCAACGTTATCGGTCGGAAGGGACGCGTGACAATAATGTTCGCATCGGCACCTTCGCAGCGTGAATTTCTCGCGACCCTCGCCCGAATGGATCACATCGATTGGTCGCGCGTGGTGGCATTGCAGATGGACGAGTATGTGAGTCTGCCGGGGTCGAGGCAAACGCTGGCGCGCTTCCTCGAGGAGCACCTGTACGAAGTGGTCCGTCCGGGGGTGATGCACACTCTTCTCGCGGTCGGCGAGGATGCGACGCATGCGCGCCTCCGCTACATCGAGATCCTCACGCATTCTCCGGTGGACATCGTCTGTGCCGGGATCGGGGAGAATGGTCACTTGGCATTCAACGACCCCCCCGCGAACTTCGACGATCCGGAGCTCGTCAGGCTTGCGGCCTTGGATGCGCGGAGCCGGGAACAACAGGTTCACGATGCTCAATTCGAATCTTTGGCCCAAGTGCCGACACATGCGCTTACCGTCACCGTCACCGCTCTCATGCAGACCAACTATCTGTCCTGTGTTGTTCCGGGACGGGCAAAGTCCGAAGCAGTGAGGACGACCCTTCTGGAACCTGTATCGCCCATGTGTCCCGCGAGCATTCTCCGCTCGCATCGGGACGCGGTACTCTACCTCGATGAAGCCGCGGCGGCTTCGCTCCGCGGTGGATCGGTATTTGCCGGAGGCCCGGCGGACGCGCGTGACGAAAGAGGAACGACTCGCCTATGA
- a CDS encoding enolase C-terminal domain-like protein: MLTDIRVLETDVYVSRETARESLKFGNVIVDNCLYCHARVTVENARGHVADGWGAIFLMDMWGWPSAAVSHVDREVALQRVTEAFAQNLSRSRDYAHPLSVFMEAERDLPAIAGSVAGGLGAQESIPPLAALISASPLDMALHDAFGNVNGIHTYQGYGPEFMRFDLGAYLGPGFKGRYISDYLISAATPRLPVFHLVGGLDQIHKDELTGADDDLPRSLEDWIERDGLFCFKVKLRGNDLSWDLERFLHVVTVVRELATIVPCPPVFSVDTNEQCESAEYIVEFLRRLAEQDAPAFDALLYVEQPVTRNLAANPHDMRAVARLKPVILDEGLASLQDFDLALTLGWSGIALKTCKCHSKDLLFVCLAEQRGIPYTVQDLTNPGLALLHSVGFAARTHPLVGVETNSRQYFPATSAAEASVHPDIFSVKEGFVRTDSLYGSGFGFRTDEIPRPIFRSSHSRPRGSDVRVDGRDSLRLE, from the coding sequence ATGCTGACGGACATTCGTGTCCTTGAAACGGATGTATATGTCTCGCGGGAGACAGCGCGCGAGTCGTTAAAATTCGGCAACGTGATCGTGGACAATTGTCTCTACTGCCATGCGCGTGTCACGGTAGAAAATGCGCGTGGGCACGTTGCGGACGGATGGGGCGCGATTTTTCTGATGGACATGTGGGGATGGCCGTCAGCAGCCGTGTCTCACGTAGATCGGGAGGTTGCGCTCCAGCGGGTTACGGAGGCCTTTGCCCAAAACCTTTCCAGGTCACGAGACTATGCCCATCCCTTGAGCGTCTTCATGGAAGCGGAGCGCGATCTGCCCGCGATCGCTGGATCAGTCGCTGGTGGCCTTGGTGCGCAGGAGTCCATTCCGCCTCTGGCCGCCCTCATTTCTGCCTCGCCCCTCGACATGGCTTTGCACGACGCCTTCGGGAACGTCAACGGGATACACACCTATCAAGGATATGGACCAGAGTTTATGCGGTTTGACCTTGGCGCCTACTTGGGTCCGGGCTTCAAGGGGAGGTACATCAGCGACTATCTCATATCCGCTGCGACTCCTCGGCTTCCAGTGTTTCACCTCGTCGGCGGTCTCGACCAAATTCACAAGGACGAACTGACTGGTGCGGATGATGATTTACCGAGGTCCCTTGAGGATTGGATTGAGCGCGACGGTCTGTTCTGCTTCAAGGTGAAGCTACGCGGAAACGATCTGTCTTGGGACCTTGAGCGTTTTCTCCACGTTGTGACGGTTGTTCGAGAGTTGGCGACGATCGTGCCGTGTCCACCGGTCTTCTCTGTGGATACCAACGAGCAGTGCGAAAGCGCGGAGTATATCGTTGAGTTCCTCCGCAGGCTCGCAGAACAAGACGCACCGGCCTTCGATGCCCTACTGTACGTCGAACAACCGGTCACCCGTAATCTCGCGGCAAACCCACACGACATGCGCGCCGTCGCGCGTCTGAAGCCCGTGATTCTAGATGAGGGGCTAGCCAGTCTTCAAGATTTCGATCTCGCCCTTACGCTCGGATGGTCCGGGATCGCCCTGAAGACCTGCAAGTGTCACTCCAAGGACCTGCTGTTCGTTTGCCTGGCGGAACAGCGCGGGATTCCCTATACCGTTCAGGATCTGACCAACCCCGGTTTGGCGCTTCTTCACTCTGTAGGGTTTGCCGCGCGGACACATCCCCTTGTCGGCGTGGAGACCAACTCGCGGCAATACTTTCCCGCGACATCGGCCGCCGAGGCCTCCGTTCATCCGGACATCTTTTCTGTGAAAGAAGGGTTCGTGCGAACCGACAGTCTCTACGGATCCGGATTTGGGTTTCGCACCGATGAGATTCCGAGACCTATATTCCGCAGTTCGCACAGCAGGCCCCGGGGGAGCGATGTACGCGTCGACGGGCGCGACAGTCTGAGACTAGAATGA
- a CDS encoding GntR family transcriptional regulator encodes MATRLRSASVDLSLLSDQVYELFKSEILAGSLRSGERVTVSGLAARIGLSPTPVRDALRRLSTDGLVDVLPRRGTIVAAFDARSIGEIFHIRRIIECAAADELPSAPEAILIQMFDLAKAMEALRTEEIFSDYDAFSSLDTDFHRCITKVLENRRLSQFYETLRWPIMVVRALSRSPFQRAQATVAEHEDIAQAFRLRDVPRAKEAIIKHLRNAEADLLQRRSGDARGGS; translated from the coding sequence ATGGCTACCCGACTTCGGAGCGCATCCGTTGATCTTAGTCTTCTCAGTGACCAGGTTTACGAACTATTCAAGTCAGAGATCTTGGCGGGCAGCCTTCGATCTGGCGAGCGAGTGACGGTCAGCGGCCTGGCTGCTCGTATCGGACTCAGCCCCACCCCTGTGCGCGATGCCCTCAGGCGGCTGAGCACCGATGGACTCGTCGACGTGTTGCCACGCCGGGGTACCATCGTCGCCGCCTTCGACGCAAGGAGTATAGGAGAGATCTTTCATATTCGGCGAATCATTGAATGCGCGGCGGCCGATGAACTGCCGTCCGCCCCCGAGGCGATCCTGATCCAGATGTTCGATTTGGCGAAGGCGATGGAAGCCCTGCGAACAGAAGAGATCTTCTCCGACTATGATGCGTTCAGCTCGCTGGACACAGACTTTCATCGGTGTATAACCAAGGTTCTTGAAAACCGTCGGCTGAGCCAGTTCTACGAAACCCTTCGTTGGCCTATTATGGTTGTCCGGGCCCTGTCACGATCTCCCTTCCAGCGCGCGCAAGCTACCGTTGCTGAGCATGAGGATATCGCTCAGGCATTCCGACTTCGGGATGTACCACGGGCTAAAGAAGCCATCATCAAGCACTTGCGAAACGCGGAGGCCGACCTGCTGCAGCGGCGCTCGGGCGATGCCCGGGGCGGTTCGTAG
- a CDS encoding AAA family ATPase: MRIKSLRIENFRSIESLTFEVPQICALIGPNNAGKSNILEALRRILGTNWVAASSFSPEDIFMRTEAAVTISCSVDPPISYHHFKEAPRTDVHGLSFEYTRYKMGEKKGQPRLEQSCRDERGKPPSVLTKAPKMGQTHQYERLIGIPPEVRDAVPLIYIGTNRSLKEQLPSARYSLLRQMFEDINRGLQDPKNTVRVKRGDGTEVMVSRIERFRELMESALELLHTDAFNEVESSIKDKVLQQLGFDPVNDASKIDLYFKPIDSLDFYKTLDLHVREDGFTVSAQEMGEGMQNAIVLAILQAFEETQRRGAILLIEEPEMFLHPQMQRALYKTLRRIGEKNQIIYTTHSPHFVAVPDYKEIVLVRKQTGRTGVTISRLPSDSARREKLIKELDPERNELFFATRLLIVEGDTEKLALPEYARDLGIDLDQAGATIIEAGGKRNLMEFAKIAISFGIPTGVVYDSDSSDFSSDKKGEETTYNTQLDALHQPVGTVRVWRLDTCYEDHLRKALGEQKYQELCQKFPNVGKPTRARLIAMEPGLAIPEPVPEILRWLGNRPKVPEQA, from the coding sequence ATGAGAATCAAATCCCTCCGGATCGAGAACTTTCGCTCGATCGAGAGTCTCACTTTCGAGGTGCCGCAGATCTGCGCCTTAATCGGCCCCAACAATGCCGGAAAAAGCAACATTCTAGAAGCCCTTCGCAGAATATTAGGAACAAACTGGGTTGCGGCGTCGAGCTTCTCCCCAGAGGATATCTTCATGCGCACTGAAGCGGCTGTCACGATTTCGTGCTCGGTAGACCCGCCGATTTCATATCATCATTTCAAGGAGGCACCCCGGACCGATGTTCATGGCCTCTCGTTTGAATACACACGGTACAAGATGGGCGAAAAGAAAGGCCAGCCCCGATTAGAGCAAAGTTGCCGCGATGAAAGGGGCAAGCCGCCAAGCGTTCTTACCAAGGCCCCGAAAATGGGACAGACACATCAGTACGAACGCCTCATCGGCATCCCACCCGAGGTCCGCGATGCTGTTCCGCTCATCTACATCGGCACTAATCGGTCTCTGAAAGAGCAGCTGCCGAGCGCGCGCTATTCGCTCCTGCGCCAGATGTTCGAAGACATCAACCGCGGGCTACAAGACCCCAAAAACACTGTACGGGTAAAGCGAGGGGACGGAACCGAAGTGATGGTGTCTCGCATCGAGCGCTTCCGAGAATTAATGGAGTCAGCGCTTGAACTCCTCCACACTGATGCGTTCAACGAAGTGGAATCGTCTATTAAAGACAAGGTGCTTCAGCAGCTCGGTTTTGATCCGGTGAACGATGCAAGCAAGATCGATCTCTATTTCAAGCCAATTGATAGCCTCGACTTCTACAAAACGTTAGACCTGCATGTCCGCGAGGACGGCTTTACTGTAAGCGCGCAGGAGATGGGTGAAGGTATGCAAAATGCCATCGTTCTCGCGATTCTGCAGGCTTTTGAAGAAACCCAAAGACGGGGAGCAATCCTGCTCATTGAAGAGCCGGAAATGTTTCTACATCCCCAAATGCAGCGAGCGCTTTATAAGACTCTCCGCAGGATCGGAGAGAAGAACCAAATCATCTATACTACTCATTCGCCTCATTTTGTCGCAGTACCCGACTACAAAGAAATCGTTCTGGTCCGCAAGCAAACCGGCAGAACTGGCGTGACCATTTCAAGGCTGCCGAGCGACAGCGCGCGACGGGAAAAGCTCATCAAGGAATTAGACCCTGAGAGAAACGAGCTATTCTTCGCAACGCGGCTTCTTATCGTTGAAGGTGATACCGAAAAGCTCGCTCTACCGGAATACGCCAGAGACCTTGGGATCGATCTTGATCAAGCCGGGGCCACGATTATTGAGGCGGGTGGGAAACGCAACTTGATGGAGTTCGCTAAGATCGCCATCTCATTTGGTATCCCGACAGGGGTAGTGTACGACAGCGACTCGTCTGATTTTTCGAGCGACAAAAAGGGCGAAGAGACTACTTATAACACCCAGTTGGACGCTCTGCACCAACCGGTGGGGACTGTACGTGTCTGGCGGTTGGACACCTGCTACGAAGACCATTTGCGTAAGGCACTCGGTGAACAGAAGTATCAGGAACTTTGCCAAAAGTTTCCCAACGTGGGAAAGCCAACAAGGGCGCGATTAATCGCAATGGAACCAGGGCTGGCGATCCCTGAACCCGTACCGGAAATTCTCCGCTGGTTAGGTAATCGGCCGAAGGTCCCTGAACAAGCGTAA
- a CDS encoding DNA cytosine methyltransferase — protein MRIAGLFAGIGGIEVGLEGAGHSTEFLCDIDPCAQAVLRHRFPGVPVESDIRKIRCLPKNVELLTAAAPPPPPDPFPPCIATPPTTS, from the coding sequence ATGAGGATCGCCGGATTGTTCGCCGGCATAGGCGGGATCGAGGTCGGCCTTGAGGGGGCGGGGCATTCGACGGAGTTCCTCTGCGATATCGACCCCTGCGCGCAAGCTGTTCTACGGCATCGTTTTCCCGGGGTGCCAGTCGAATCCGATATCCGCAAGATCCGTTGTCTCCCGAAGAACGTCGAGCTACTTACCGCCGCCGCCCCTCCTCCCCCGCCCGACCCCTTCCCCCCGTGCATCGCGACCCCACCGACTACATCGTAA
- a CDS encoding trypsin-like peptidase domain-containing protein yields the protein MAVRDGMANAVARYAVALVPATGPTIGSGVLVSHGTDLFVATAEHVADALDLDDIRCIPKPPQPVNIIEHRDERYRHLIRPDLADTVAFRLPVANVLADAAADVALLRLNGHPAEFRSMEFYPLERARSTELPHDRVVVCGFPFDLTLVFRPTRQSAVFSRTLWGKLTTTVRENFDPDRQLLITYEVDEVMDGHGMSGGGVWMPPRPGTDLWNPDDQILVGLQIGCFEKTAGRPLVATRIERVRRLLVK from the coding sequence TTGGCCGTCCGAGACGGGATGGCGAACGCGGTCGCGCGGTACGCTGTTGCGCTTGTGCCCGCGACCGGGCCGACGATCGGCAGCGGTGTCCTTGTGTCACACGGAACGGATTTGTTTGTGGCTACCGCGGAGCATGTCGCCGACGCGCTCGACCTTGATGATATCCGCTGCATTCCCAAACCGCCCCAGCCTGTCAACATAATTGAGCATCGCGACGAACGGTATCGGCACCTGATACGTCCCGATCTTGCTGACACGGTTGCGTTCAGGCTGCCGGTGGCGAACGTACTCGCGGACGCGGCAGCGGACGTGGCACTCCTGCGTCTCAACGGGCACCCGGCCGAGTTCCGTAGCATGGAGTTCTACCCGCTCGAACGGGCGCGTTCAACCGAACTGCCGCACGATCGGGTGGTGGTCTGCGGGTTCCCGTTTGACCTGACCCTCGTGTTTCGTCCCACACGTCAGAGCGCGGTGTTCTCACGTACGCTCTGGGGTAAGTTGACGACTACTGTCCGGGAAAACTTCGACCCTGACCGCCAGTTGCTCATTACGTACGAGGTCGATGAAGTGATGGACGGACACGGCATGAGCGGGGGAGGGGTATGGATGCCCCCGCGACCAGGCACGGACCTTTGGAATCCCGACGATCAGATCCTCGTTGGCCTGCAGATCGGGTGCTTTGAAAAGACTGCAGGGCGACCGCTCGTCGCAACGCGAATTGAGCGGGTCAGGCGCCTGCTCGTTAAGTGA